The following coding sequences lie in one Spinacia oleracea cultivar Varoflay chromosome 1, BTI_SOV_V1, whole genome shotgun sequence genomic window:
- the LOC130463509 gene encoding uncharacterized protein, with translation MVAAGNPILNTETSPIRDENDDDDVQLNNNDAGYSLGFDLELETIAENEKEAPKKKHRGPTKLTQVHARTREERQYIILNSFGQPVGPTKEIVEEFKFFLGTLGKDSELAPLNYVNFRDLPTHDKIWDYVLEKYIVPEAGRKYAMEAVNTSWRSYKCRFKKNHFYAYATDELRWKNKPDTISEESKTNRENRLLLNDMHTMGRKGFGILRHELQEQDPDKQEPSQAKVYKESRKRVPGRTYLTNPEKTEENIAKLDALESTQNGEEGRNSKDLISEVIQGPKSKSKSRVPLYGKGVTKSDLKKKEKKSGFLIPEEFLQSMKTELVQQLAPHVVSMIVSQLQEANPEINIVIPDFVTPSIPNGASSAPHVSERNGQSGGTSRTINQLDSLLVYLMATLLGKLCES, from the exons ATGGTTGCAGCCGGTAATCCAATTCTGAATACTGAAACATCACCAATAAGAGACgaaaatgatgatgatgatgtacaGCTGAATAATAATGATGCTGGATATAGCCTTGGGTTTGATTTAGAATTGGAGACAATAGCTGAAAACGAAAAGGAAG CTCCTAAGAAGAAGCATCGAGGGCCAACAAAGCTTACACAAGTTCATGCGCGTACAAGAGAAGAACGCCAATATATTATTCTGAACTCATTTGGCCAACCAGTAGGACCTACAAAGGAAATTGTTGAAGAGTTTAAGTTCTTCCTCGGAACTTTGGGGAAGGATTCTGAGCTTGCGCCACTCAATTATGTCAATTTTCGAGATCTGCCCACACATGACAAAATATGGGATTATGTTTTG GAAAAATATATAGTTCCTGAAGCCGGAAGAAAATATGCAATGGAGGCTGTCAATACAAGTTGGCGTAGTTATAAATGTAGATTTAAGAAGAATCATTTCTATGCATATGCCACTGATGAGTTAAGATGGAAGAATAAACCAGACACTATTTCA GAAGAAAGTAAGACCAACAGAGAAAATCGTTTGTTGTTAAATGATATGCACACGATGGGCCGTAAGGGGTTTGGAATTTTACGTCATGAATTG CAAGAGCAGGATCCGGATAAGCAAGAACCTTCTCAAGCAAAGGTCTAcaaagaatcaaggaaaagagtTCCAGGGAGAACATACCTTACCAACCCTGAGAAAACCGAAGAGAATATT GCAAAACTAGATGCTTTAGAGTCCACCCAAAACGGAGAAGAAGGGAGAAATTCCAAAGACCTTATCTCTGAAGTGATACAAGGTCccaaaagcaaaagcaaaagccgTGTACCACTTTACGGAAAAGGTGTGACAAAGAGTGACttgaagaaaaaggaaaaaaaatcaggATTCTTGATTCCGGAAGAGTTCTTGCAGAGTATGAAAACAGAGTTGGTGCAGCAACTTGCACCCCACGTTGTGTCTATGATTGTATCTCAACTTCAAGAAGCTAATCCCGAGATTAATATAGTTATTCCTGATTTTGTGACACCATCAATTCCAAATGGTGCATCTAGTGCGCCGCATGTCAGTGAGCGAAATGGACAGTCTGGTGGGACAAGCAGGACAATTAACCAG TTGGACAG TCTCCTTGTGTATTTGATGGCAACTCTTCTAGGGAAGCTTTGTGAATCATAG
- the LOC110800712 gene encoding 7-deoxyloganetin glucosyltransferase isoform X2: MENHVICVPFPAQGHIRPMLKLAKLLHFKFNFNITFVNTHHIHQTLFKNHHTCSENNKTPFFRFESLRPEGVSDNDPKDILSVINDVVTNKLELPLKELLMSNLRTSNNINSNNNSNYSRPRISCMISDVAMSSFTLRVAEEFGIPAVLFETASACSLLAYFHFRQLLDKGIIPPLQDESCETNGYLEKTIDWIPSLKGICLRDMPTFIRTTIDPNDLMLNIVMLNAQRALNSRALIINTFDVLEQDVLKELSTINPNIYPIGPLNLLVDYHISKNDTISICDEGDEEDHEYMKWLDTQEPNSVLYISFGTIECVNQEKIIEIAWGLANSLSKFLWVVISDQVTGELNCREFNRFEEEIKGRGVLVDWCDQESVLAHPSIGGFLTHCGWNSTIESISYGVPMICWPLVADQVTNAWYCCNRLGIGMKMGEEVKSDDVESMVKELMDKDNGKNMEAETMKWRKLATEVSMSSNGSSYVNLSNVVNDVIKIKQQ, translated from the exons ATGGAAAATCACGTAATTTGCGTACCATTTCCCGCACAAGGTCACATTAGGCCTATGTTAAAACTTGCTAAACTCCtccatttcaaatttaattttaacatCACCTTTGTTAACACACATCACATCCACCAAACCTTGTTCAAAAATCACCATACTTGTTCCGAGAACAACAAGACTCCCTTCTTTAGATTTGAGTCCTTACGGCCGGAAGGGGTTAGCGACAACGATCCAAAAGACATTCTTTCCGTCATCAACGATGTTGTGACTAACAAGTTGGAACTCCCTCTTAAGGAGCTCTTGATGTCAAATCTTCGTACCAGTAATAAtattaatagtaataataatagtaattatTCGCGGCCGCGTATTAGTTGTATGATTAGTGATGTTGCTATGTCTTCATTCACACTTAGAGTGGCTGAAGAATTTGGGATTCCTGCTGTGCTATTTGAGACTGCTAGTGCTTGTAGCCTTTTGGCTTACTTCCATTTTCGTCAACTTCTTGACAAGGGCATCATACCACCCCTCCAAG ACGAAAGTTGTGAAACAAATGGTTATCTCGAGAAGACAATAGATTGGATACCAAGTTTGAAAGGGATATGCTTAAGGGACATGCCAACTTTTATTAGGACGACAATCGACCCAAATGATTTAATGCTCAATATTGTTATGTTAAATGCGCAAAGAGCTCTTAATTCTCGAGCACTCATCATCAACACATTTGACGTTTTGGAACAAGATGTCCTAAAAGAGCTATCTACCATAAACCCTAATATTTATCCAATCGGCCCCCTAAATTTATTGGTAGATTACCATATATCAAAGAATGACACTATTAGTATATGTGATGAGGGAGATGAAGAAGATCATGAGTATATGAAATGGCTTGACACTCAAGAGCCTAATTCAGTTCTGTATATAAGTTTTGGTACAATTGAATGTGTCAACCAAGAGaaaattattgaaattgcatGGGGTTTAGCTAATAGCCTTTCAAAGTTCTTATGGGTTGTTATATCAGATCAAGTCACTGGAGAGTTAAATTGTCGTGAATTTAATCGATTTGAGGAAGAGATAAAAGGTAGAGGTGTGTTGGTCGATTGGTGTGACCAAGAATCAGTTTTAGCGCATCCTTCTATAGGAGGGTTCTTGACGCATTGTGGCTGGAATTCAACAATTGAGAGCATAAGTTATGGGGTGCCAATGATTTGTTGGCCGTTGGTTGCGGATCAGGTGACTAATGCTTGGTATTGTTGCAATCGTCTTGGCATTGGAATGAAGATGGGAGAAGAAGTTAAAAGCGATGATGTTGAGAGTATGGTGAAAGAGTTGATGGATAAGGACAATGGTAAAAATATGGAGGCAGAAACAATGAAGTGGAGAAAACTTGCAACAGAAGTAAGCATGAGTTCAAATGGATCCTCATATGTTAATTTAAGTAATGTAGTTAATGATGTGattaaaataaaacaacaaTAA
- the LOC110800712 gene encoding 7-deoxyloganetin glucosyltransferase isoform X1, with protein MENHVICVPFPAQGHIRPMLKLAKLLHFKFNFNITFVNTHHIHQTLFKNHHTCSENNKTPFFRFESLRPEGVSDNDPKDILSVINDVVTNKLELPLKELLMSNLRTSNNINSNNNSNYSRPRISCMISDVAMSSFTLRVAEEFGIPAVLFETASACSLLAYFHFRQLLDKGIIPPLQGGVNIVPTMGDGDEIRPFPLKSLDESCETNGYLEKTIDWIPSLKGICLRDMPTFIRTTIDPNDLMLNIVMLNAQRALNSRALIINTFDVLEQDVLKELSTINPNIYPIGPLNLLVDYHISKNDTISICDEGDEEDHEYMKWLDTQEPNSVLYISFGTIECVNQEKIIEIAWGLANSLSKFLWVVISDQVTGELNCREFNRFEEEIKGRGVLVDWCDQESVLAHPSIGGFLTHCGWNSTIESISYGVPMICWPLVADQVTNAWYCCNRLGIGMKMGEEVKSDDVESMVKELMDKDNGKNMEAETMKWRKLATEVSMSSNGSSYVNLSNVVNDVIKIKQQ; from the exons ATGGAAAATCACGTAATTTGCGTACCATTTCCCGCACAAGGTCACATTAGGCCTATGTTAAAACTTGCTAAACTCCtccatttcaaatttaattttaacatCACCTTTGTTAACACACATCACATCCACCAAACCTTGTTCAAAAATCACCATACTTGTTCCGAGAACAACAAGACTCCCTTCTTTAGATTTGAGTCCTTACGGCCGGAAGGGGTTAGCGACAACGATCCAAAAGACATTCTTTCCGTCATCAACGATGTTGTGACTAACAAGTTGGAACTCCCTCTTAAGGAGCTCTTGATGTCAAATCTTCGTACCAGTAATAAtattaatagtaataataatagtaattatTCGCGGCCGCGTATTAGTTGTATGATTAGTGATGTTGCTATGTCTTCATTCACACTTAGAGTGGCTGAAGAATTTGGGATTCCTGCTGTGCTATTTGAGACTGCTAGTGCTTGTAGCCTTTTGGCTTACTTCCATTTTCGTCAACTTCTTGACAAGGGCATCATACCACCCCTCCAAG GTGGGGTGAATATTGTACCTACCATGGGTGATGGAGATGAAATCCGCCCTTTCCCATTGAAATCTCTAG ACGAAAGTTGTGAAACAAATGGTTATCTCGAGAAGACAATAGATTGGATACCAAGTTTGAAAGGGATATGCTTAAGGGACATGCCAACTTTTATTAGGACGACAATCGACCCAAATGATTTAATGCTCAATATTGTTATGTTAAATGCGCAAAGAGCTCTTAATTCTCGAGCACTCATCATCAACACATTTGACGTTTTGGAACAAGATGTCCTAAAAGAGCTATCTACCATAAACCCTAATATTTATCCAATCGGCCCCCTAAATTTATTGGTAGATTACCATATATCAAAGAATGACACTATTAGTATATGTGATGAGGGAGATGAAGAAGATCATGAGTATATGAAATGGCTTGACACTCAAGAGCCTAATTCAGTTCTGTATATAAGTTTTGGTACAATTGAATGTGTCAACCAAGAGaaaattattgaaattgcatGGGGTTTAGCTAATAGCCTTTCAAAGTTCTTATGGGTTGTTATATCAGATCAAGTCACTGGAGAGTTAAATTGTCGTGAATTTAATCGATTTGAGGAAGAGATAAAAGGTAGAGGTGTGTTGGTCGATTGGTGTGACCAAGAATCAGTTTTAGCGCATCCTTCTATAGGAGGGTTCTTGACGCATTGTGGCTGGAATTCAACAATTGAGAGCATAAGTTATGGGGTGCCAATGATTTGTTGGCCGTTGGTTGCGGATCAGGTGACTAATGCTTGGTATTGTTGCAATCGTCTTGGCATTGGAATGAAGATGGGAGAAGAAGTTAAAAGCGATGATGTTGAGAGTATGGTGAAAGAGTTGATGGATAAGGACAATGGTAAAAATATGGAGGCAGAAACAATGAAGTGGAGAAAACTTGCAACAGAAGTAAGCATGAGTTCAAATGGATCCTCATATGTTAATTTAAGTAATGTAGTTAATGATGTGattaaaataaaacaacaaTAA